Below is a window of Prosthecobacter algae DNA.
TGCCTCCAACAATTTGACCGCCCTGATGATTAAGGAAAATGATCCTGAGGTGGTTTTGCAGCAGTATCAGGACATCCTTCAGGACCTTTTGAAAATCCACGGGCCGAAAGGCATCGAGACAGTGACGGTGAGGTTTAACATTGCCCTGAGGCTGGAATCGCTTCTTCGGTACGAAGAGGCGGAAAAACAATACAGGATCATTTATGACATCAGGCTGCGGATTCGCGGGAAAACCCATCCGGAGACGATGATTGCTTTTCGTTCGCTCGGTGCCAATCTGCTGAGGCAGAACCGCGCTGTGGAGGCTGAGGCGATGTTGCGGGAAGGGCTGCCGAATGTGCGGGAGAACCTGAAACCCGACGATGTGGATCTTTTCCATTATCATTCCACGTACGCCCGTGCCCTGTCCTCCACAAACAAAGTGGAGGAAGCCATTGCACTTCTGACCGAGACGTTGGAAACGCTCATCAAGTCCAAAGGGGAAAGCTTTCCGCTGGTGACGAATTTCAAGACTCAGTTGAACCACTGCCGTCAGTTGCAGCAGGCCCAGGTGGCGGCAAAATTAGAGAAGGACAAGATGATTGGAGGTATCTCCGCCGCGGCTGTGCTGCAGAGACCTCCGTCATCTGGAGGAAGTCTGCCCATCAATTTGCCTCTGAATCTTCCGACTGTGCCTGTGGCACCTCCACCAAAGGGTGTGCCAACCACGAAACCTTGAGCAGCCAAACTGATCTATTGATCCCGCAAAGTTTCTGGTAGGAAACATGTGAGCCGAGAAGATGTACAATCCGTCTGGAGCCCTGATGCAGGCTGTACGTCGTCTTGACTCCTGAGCCTTCCGGCCCAAATCTCCGCCTCCCATGTCTGACGCCCCTGCTGCCGCCCCTGCCTCCCTGGATTTCATCCGCGAAATGATCGCTGCCGATGTGGCTGCTCAGCGCAATGACGGCTGGGTCATCACCCGCTTTCCGCCGGAGCCGAATGGCTATCTGCACATCGGCCATGCAAAGAGCATCTGCCTGAACTTCGGCCTCAGCCTGGAAAACGCCCCCAAGGCGCGCTGCCACCTGCGCTTTGACGATACCAATCCTACGAAAGAAGAAGTGGAGTATGTGGACAGCATCCAGGAGGATGTGAAATGGCTGGGCTTTGACTGGGGTGACCATCTTTTCTACGCTAGCGACTATTTTGAGAAGCTCTACGGCTTCGCGGTCCAGCTCATCGAAAAAGGTCTCGCCTATGTGGATGACCAGACGCCGGAAGAAATGCGCGCTACACGCGGCACGCTGACTTCACCCGGCACGGCCAGCCCCTATCGTGACCGTTCACCTGCCGAGAATCTGGATCTTTTTGCCCGGATGCGCGCCGGGGAGTTTGAAGAAGGCAGCCGGGTTTTGCGGGCCAAGATCGACATGGCATCGCCGAACATGAACATGCGTGATCCGGCGATCTACCGCATCCTGCGCGCGCATCATCACCGCACTGGCGATGCTTGGTGCATCTACCCGATGTATGACTATGCGCATCCGTTGAGCGATGCGCTGGAAGGCATCACCCACAGTCTTTGCACCCTGGAGTTTGAGCATCATCGCCCCTTGTATGAATGGTTGATCGCCAATGTCAGCGGCCTGCCGGGGCAGCCTTACCAGCGTGAATTTGCCCGCCTGAACCTGACCAACACAGTGATGAGCAAGCGCAAGCTGCTGCGTCTGGTGAAGGAAGGTCTCGTCAATGGCTGGGATGATCCGCGCATGCCGACGATCAGCGGGATCCGCCGCCGTGGCTACACCCCATCGGCCATCCGGACATTTTGCAAAACGATCGGCCTAACCAAATATCCTTCCCTGACGGAGCTGACGCTTCTGGAGCATTGTGTGCGTGAGGACCTGAACAAGCACGCCCAGCGCGTGTATGGGGTGATCCGCCCGATCAAGGTGGTGCTGACGAACTACCCTGAAGGCCAGGTGGAGCATGTGGAGCTGGTGAACAATCCGGAAAACGAAGCCGACGGCAAACGTCAGGTGCCGCTGAGCCGTGAACTGTTTATTGATGCCGATGACTTCATGGAAACACCGATCCAGGGTTTCCACCGTCTGGTGCCGGGTGGGGAAGTGCGTCTGAAGTATGCCTTCTGCATCATCTGCCAGGAAGTCATCAAGGATGAAGCAGGCAACATTGTCGAGCTTCGCTGCACCTATGACGATGCTACCCGTCATGGCGTGAAGCCGGTGGGGCGGCCGAAGGTCAAAGGCACCATCCATTGGGTCAGTGCTGCGCATGCCTTGGATGTGGAAGTGCGTCTCTACGACAAGCTTTTCTTGGACGAGCAGCCGGAAGAGGCCGCCGGAGAAGACGGCGACTTTACGCAACTCATCAGCCCTCAGTCCTTGGAGGTCGTGACGGCCAAGCTTGAGCCTTCCGTGGCCGAGGCCAAACCCGGCACGCACTATCAGTTTGAGCGCGTGGGCTACTTCTACACCGACCCCAAAGACAGTCTGCCCGGCAAGCCTGTGTTTAACCGCACAGTGGCGCTGAAGGACGGGTTTGTGAAAGCCAAGTAACGTCCGAATCTTTAAACCGAAAAGGGCCAGTCCGAGTTA
It encodes the following:
- a CDS encoding glutamine--tRNA ligase/YqeY domain fusion protein; its protein translation is MSDAPAAAPASLDFIREMIAADVAAQRNDGWVITRFPPEPNGYLHIGHAKSICLNFGLSLENAPKARCHLRFDDTNPTKEEVEYVDSIQEDVKWLGFDWGDHLFYASDYFEKLYGFAVQLIEKGLAYVDDQTPEEMRATRGTLTSPGTASPYRDRSPAENLDLFARMRAGEFEEGSRVLRAKIDMASPNMNMRDPAIYRILRAHHHRTGDAWCIYPMYDYAHPLSDALEGITHSLCTLEFEHHRPLYEWLIANVSGLPGQPYQREFARLNLTNTVMSKRKLLRLVKEGLVNGWDDPRMPTISGIRRRGYTPSAIRTFCKTIGLTKYPSLTELTLLEHCVREDLNKHAQRVYGVIRPIKVVLTNYPEGQVEHVELVNNPENEADGKRQVPLSRELFIDADDFMETPIQGFHRLVPGGEVRLKYAFCIICQEVIKDEAGNIVELRCTYDDATRHGVKPVGRPKVKGTIHWVSAAHALDVEVRLYDKLFLDEQPEEAAGEDGDFTQLISPQSLEVVTAKLEPSVAEAKPGTHYQFERVGYFYTDPKDSLPGKPVFNRTVALKDGFVKAK